A single region of the Actinoplanes sp. SE50/110 genome encodes:
- a CDS encoding WGR domain-containing protein: protein MPADTTYLELSEDTGSAHKFYEVTVDGTDLTVRYGRIGDRGQVKQSSFTTPEKAKAEASKKIGEKVRKGYAPAVAGGRARRAVSRRQIVSTRSTATRAPILWRYASGSPAFGIFIDDDVCMVGNERGLITTLGHDATVLQRFQLPDGVKCIVADDGWIYAGCDDGNVYDLSGKIPRLAYRIAPEIDIYWLDIHDGVLGVSDAKGGISAIDHEDEFLWQRPGRGSSAWMVRCDATAVHHGHSGGVTSYDWRTGREMWHTKTGPVLFGWQERDTLYAGTATRQVVELGKDGAQRQMYQCDAAVYSCATAEDGRYVFAGDSASSIYCFDTNGTRLWKLSTGCGSAYSMQYRDERLYIVTTDGSLACIDASETAIRAAIGGTVPQAIDVKAPPQMPAVVPSTTVEVIHDATDGVLVECVEAGGRVRVRVLSSGYHADWQVQFPKGIREPGSRFVVTGVREAARGGFYRAYGDVRRLL, encoded by the coding sequence ATGCCTGCCGACACGACGTACCTCGAACTTTCCGAGGACACCGGGAGCGCGCACAAGTTCTACGAGGTCACCGTGGACGGCACCGACCTGACCGTCCGATACGGCCGGATCGGCGACCGCGGCCAGGTCAAGCAGTCCTCGTTCACCACCCCGGAGAAGGCGAAGGCCGAGGCCTCGAAGAAGATCGGGGAGAAGGTGCGCAAGGGCTATGCCCCGGCGGTCGCCGGCGGCCGGGCCCGACGGGCCGTCTCGCGCCGGCAGATCGTCAGCACCCGGTCCACCGCCACCCGCGCGCCGATCCTCTGGCGATATGCGTCGGGCAGCCCGGCGTTCGGCATCTTCATCGACGACGACGTGTGCATGGTCGGCAACGAGCGCGGCCTGATCACCACGCTCGGGCACGACGCGACCGTGCTGCAGCGGTTCCAGCTTCCCGACGGGGTGAAATGCATCGTCGCCGACGACGGCTGGATCTACGCGGGCTGCGACGACGGCAACGTGTACGACCTGTCCGGCAAGATCCCTCGGCTGGCGTACCGGATCGCCCCCGAGATCGACATCTACTGGCTGGACATCCACGACGGCGTGCTCGGGGTCTCCGACGCCAAGGGCGGCATCTCGGCGATCGACCACGAGGACGAGTTCCTCTGGCAGCGGCCCGGCCGCGGCTCGTCGGCCTGGATGGTCCGCTGCGACGCGACGGCCGTGCACCACGGTCACTCCGGCGGTGTGACCAGCTACGACTGGCGCACCGGGCGGGAGATGTGGCACACCAAGACCGGGCCGGTGCTGTTCGGCTGGCAGGAGCGGGACACGCTGTACGCCGGCACCGCCACCCGCCAGGTCGTCGAGCTCGGCAAGGACGGTGCGCAGCGGCAGATGTATCAGTGCGACGCGGCCGTCTACTCGTGCGCCACCGCCGAGGACGGGCGGTACGTGTTCGCCGGCGACAGCGCGTCGTCCATCTACTGCTTCGACACCAACGGCACCCGGTTGTGGAAGCTGTCGACCGGCTGCGGCTCGGCCTATTCGATGCAGTACCGCGACGAGCGCCTCTACATCGTCACCACCGACGGTTCGCTGGCCTGCATCGACGCCAGTGAGACGGCGATCCGGGCGGCGATCGGCGGCACCGTCCCGCAGGCCATCGACGTCAAGGCGCCCCCGCAGATGCCGGCGGTCGTCCCGTCCACCACGGTCGAGGTGATCCACGACGCGACCGACGGCGTGCTGGTGGAGTGCGTCGAGGCGGGCGGCCGGGTGCGGGTGCGGGTGCTGTCCTCCGGCTACCACGCCGATTGGCAGGTGCAGTTCCCGAAGGGGATCCGTGAGCCCGGCAGCCGTTTCGTGGTCACCGGGGTGCGTGAGGCCGCGCGGGGTGGCTTCTACCGGGCGTACGGCGATGTGCGCCGTCTGCTCTGA
- a CDS encoding sorbosone dehydrogenase family protein, with translation MSGFGAANRALVAGCLALTLTLAPTLTGCSAASKPDPAGSTPDVGGADRTPEAGRAESTPATGTLVTTTVTGTDHRIQAPPGWSVQLWAELPGARLLAWTPDGRLLVSRPGAGDVVALTPGPPGTKPRQTTLVGGLDQPHGLAFQNNTLYVAESDQVDRFTYRAGAVSGERVVIAGLPDAKSPELGGAYAHALKSVAIGRDGTIFVSVGSTGNVSANDREARPQRATILQAPPGGGRPTVFARGVRNGTGLAIAPDGSVWTAVNNRDNIADPSDGQVKQSYVNDHPLEPLARLTPGRDLGWPYCNPDLDRRFVRDYQLNRDGAKLDCAKLAPIEQGLGAHSAPLGLSFATLAAPFGQGALVGVHGSWNRTPPRAPEVSFFAWRNNALGPQQTLLGGFQDARGNRWGRPVMAVQGPDQALYVSDDLAGAIYRVQATATS, from the coding sequence ATGAGCGGATTCGGCGCGGCGAATCGGGCGCTGGTGGCCGGCTGCCTGGCCCTGACCTTGACCCTGGCACCGACCCTGACCGGCTGTTCCGCCGCGTCGAAACCGGACCCGGCCGGCAGCACCCCGGACGTGGGCGGGGCGGACCGCACCCCAGAGGCGGGCAGGGCCGAGAGCACCCCGGCCACGGGCACCCTGGTGACCACCACCGTGACCGGCACCGACCACCGGATCCAGGCCCCGCCCGGCTGGTCCGTCCAGCTCTGGGCGGAGCTTCCCGGCGCCCGCCTGCTGGCCTGGACCCCGGACGGCAGATTGCTCGTCTCCCGCCCGGGCGCCGGCGACGTCGTCGCGCTCACCCCCGGCCCGCCCGGCACGAAACCCCGGCAGACCACCCTGGTCGGCGGTCTCGACCAGCCACACGGCCTGGCCTTCCAGAACAACACGCTGTATGTCGCCGAGAGCGATCAGGTCGACCGGTTCACCTACCGGGCCGGCGCCGTCTCCGGTGAACGGGTCGTCATCGCCGGCCTGCCCGATGCGAAGAGTCCGGAGCTGGGCGGTGCCTACGCCCACGCGCTCAAGAGTGTCGCGATCGGCCGGGACGGCACGATCTTCGTCTCGGTCGGTTCGACCGGGAACGTGTCGGCGAATGATCGCGAGGCGCGCCCGCAGCGGGCCACCATTCTGCAGGCTCCACCCGGCGGCGGCAGGCCGACCGTTTTCGCCCGCGGCGTGCGGAACGGCACCGGCTTGGCGATCGCCCCGGACGGCTCGGTGTGGACCGCCGTGAACAACCGGGACAACATCGCCGACCCGAGTGACGGCCAGGTCAAGCAGTCCTACGTCAACGATCATCCGCTGGAACCGCTGGCCCGTCTGACGCCGGGACGGGATCTGGGATGGCCGTACTGCAATCCGGATCTTGATCGTCGGTTTGTCCGCGACTACCAGCTCAACCGCGACGGAGCGAAGCTGGACTGTGCGAAGCTGGCGCCGATCGAGCAGGGGCTGGGCGCCCATTCCGCGCCGCTCGGGCTGAGTTTCGCGACCCTGGCGGCGCCGTTCGGACAGGGCGCCCTGGTCGGGGTGCACGGCTCGTGGAACAGGACGCCGCCACGTGCGCCGGAGGTGTCGTTCTTCGCCTGGCGCAACAATGCGCTCGGGCCGCAGCAGACCCTGCTCGGCGGCTTCCAGGATGCGCGGGGCAACCGCTGGGGCCGCCCGGTGATGGCAGTGCAAGGCCCCGACCAGGCGCTCTACGTGAGCGACGACCTGGCCGGGGCCATCTATAGGGTGCAGGCGACGGCGACGTCGTAG
- a CDS encoding radical SAM protein codes for MQSRTDLIEDLMSRFPHVPREAVIKEDLLRGGLAFDDAALTDNEGGDVKPKSYFIFSFDHRTLPELGEAALRRPPEEIVLTGGPYDLRRTVVSVRINPASPYRVKPDADGRLMLFLDGRAIAEVGLPPMPDYYRHALANGKQVMEVAPTIQWGYLVYLTVFRVCQYFGAKEECQYCDINHNWRQHKAAGRPYTGVKPVDEVLEALAIIDKHDTLKTSQAYTLTGGSVTSKVDGLAEADFYGRYAQAIEERFPGRWIGKVVAQALPRADVQRFHDYGIRIYHPNYEVWDKRLFELYCPGKERYVGREEWHRRILESAEVFGPRNVIPNFVAGVEMAEPFGFTTVDEAIASTAEGLQYFMSRGITPRFTTWCPEPTTPLGRTNPNGAPLEYHIRLLEVYRATMEANGLSSPPGYGPAGAGKAVFSVSSFMDSLPEEA; via the coding sequence ATGCAGTCACGCACCGACCTCATCGAGGACTTGATGAGCCGCTTCCCGCACGTCCCGCGGGAAGCGGTGATCAAGGAGGACCTGCTGCGTGGCGGGCTGGCGTTCGACGACGCCGCGCTGACCGACAACGAGGGCGGCGACGTCAAGCCGAAGTCGTACTTCATCTTCTCCTTCGACCACCGGACGCTGCCCGAGCTGGGTGAGGCGGCGCTGCGCCGGCCGCCGGAGGAGATCGTGCTCACCGGCGGCCCCTACGACCTGCGCCGCACCGTGGTCTCGGTGCGGATCAACCCGGCCTCGCCGTACCGGGTGAAGCCGGACGCCGACGGCCGGCTGATGCTGTTCCTGGACGGGCGGGCGATCGCCGAGGTCGGGCTGCCGCCGATGCCCGACTACTACCGGCACGCGCTGGCCAACGGCAAGCAGGTGATGGAGGTCGCGCCGACCATCCAGTGGGGTTATCTCGTCTATCTCACGGTTTTCCGGGTGTGTCAGTATTTCGGCGCCAAGGAGGAGTGCCAGTACTGCGACATCAACCACAACTGGCGGCAGCACAAGGCGGCCGGGCGGCCCTACACCGGGGTCAAGCCGGTCGACGAGGTCCTCGAGGCGCTGGCGATCATCGACAAGCACGACACGCTGAAGACGTCGCAGGCGTACACGCTGACCGGCGGCAGCGTCACCTCCAAGGTGGACGGGCTGGCCGAAGCCGACTTCTACGGGCGGTACGCGCAGGCGATCGAGGAACGCTTCCCCGGCCGCTGGATCGGCAAGGTGGTGGCGCAGGCCCTGCCCCGCGCCGACGTGCAGCGGTTCCACGACTACGGGATCCGGATCTACCACCCGAACTACGAGGTGTGGGACAAGCGGCTGTTCGAGCTGTACTGCCCGGGCAAGGAACGCTACGTGGGCCGCGAGGAATGGCACCGCCGGATCCTCGAATCAGCCGAGGTGTTCGGCCCGCGCAACGTCATCCCGAACTTCGTGGCCGGAGTCGAGATGGCCGAGCCGTTCGGATTCACCACGGTGGACGAGGCGATCGCGTCGACCGCTGAGGGCCTTCAATACTTCATGTCCCGGGGAATCACCCCGCGGTTCACCACCTGGTGCCCCGAGCCGACCACGCCGCTCGGTAGGACGAACCCCAACGGGGCGCCGCTGGAGTACCACATCCGCCTGCTGGAGGTGTACCGGGCAACGATGGAGGCAAATGGCCTGTCCAGTCCGCCCGGCTATGGGCCGGCCGGTGCGGGCAAGGCGGTCTTCTCCGTCAGTTCATTCATGGACAGCCTGCCCGAAGAGGCGTAG
- a CDS encoding cellulase family glycosylhydrolase, which yields MGVATPAQAADATTLAGRLASVKVAKTLNYYPSSAGWSAMWTNFDPVAIDADMAKAAQLGATNIRAIVFPDAFGYPAPKVEYTEKLRKFISIADSYGMTVKLTLFDWWEGYSDASRSIAWAQAILDPYKDDPRVLAVELKNEFQPNDATAIAWVQQVIPAVRAAAPTMPLTLSVDGGTGATGMAQIKAALAATPLDYYDFHFYGSSERSLAEIRKAQAAVSPAPIVIGETGLSSGATSEGEQAAYLARVLRAATEAGVGSVAPWTLNDFAAGAIPSQSQVSAIPAQYTFGLYRADGTAKLAATVVRTAWTTGTVPNSYLNLGFEAPANELTWKANQPDAGVGTVSTDMPRNGRYSLKFAGTTRTSSGLPSMRTSPITPVQPNYRWRAEAYARGFNATGITEISLSWFDANGKWLSETTSNRLPLGNTTWTKLVVDTVAPAGAAAVQLHLKSADNSGIVYFDDVAVS from the coding sequence ATGGGAGTCGCGACTCCGGCGCAGGCCGCCGATGCCACCACGCTGGCCGGCCGGCTCGCGTCGGTCAAGGTCGCCAAGACGCTCAACTACTACCCGTCGAGCGCCGGCTGGTCGGCCATGTGGACCAACTTCGACCCGGTCGCGATCGACGCGGACATGGCCAAGGCGGCCCAGCTCGGCGCCACCAACATCCGCGCGATCGTCTTCCCCGACGCGTTCGGCTACCCGGCCCCCAAGGTCGAGTACACCGAGAAGCTGCGCAAGTTCATCAGCATCGCCGACTCGTACGGCATGACCGTCAAGCTCACCCTCTTCGACTGGTGGGAGGGCTACAGCGACGCGAGCCGCAGCATCGCCTGGGCGCAGGCCATCCTCGACCCGTACAAGGACGACCCGCGGGTCCTCGCCGTCGAGCTGAAGAACGAGTTCCAGCCGAACGACGCGACCGCGATCGCCTGGGTCCAGCAGGTCATCCCGGCCGTCCGGGCCGCCGCCCCGACCATGCCGCTGACCCTGTCGGTCGACGGCGGCACCGGCGCCACCGGCATGGCGCAGATCAAGGCCGCGCTGGCCGCCACCCCGCTGGACTACTACGACTTCCACTTCTACGGCAGCTCGGAGCGGTCCCTCGCGGAGATCCGCAAGGCGCAGGCCGCGGTCAGCCCGGCCCCGATCGTGATCGGTGAGACCGGCCTCAGCAGCGGCGCCACGAGCGAGGGCGAGCAGGCCGCATACCTGGCCCGGGTGCTCCGCGCCGCCACCGAGGCCGGCGTCGGCTCGGTCGCCCCGTGGACGCTCAACGACTTCGCGGCCGGCGCCATCCCGTCCCAGTCGCAGGTCTCCGCCATCCCCGCGCAGTACACCTTCGGCCTGTACCGCGCCGACGGCACCGCCAAGCTCGCCGCCACCGTGGTGCGCACCGCCTGGACCACCGGCACCGTCCCGAACAGCTACCTCAACCTGGGCTTCGAGGCGCCGGCCAACGAGCTGACCTGGAAGGCGAACCAGCCCGACGCCGGCGTCGGCACGGTCAGCACCGACATGCCGCGCAACGGCAGGTACTCGCTGAAGTTCGCCGGCACCACCCGCACCAGCTCCGGTCTGCCGTCGATGCGCACCTCCCCGATCACCCCAGTGCAGCCGAACTACCGGTGGCGCGCCGAGGCGTACGCCCGCGGATTCAACGCCACCGGCATCACCGAGATCTCGCTGAGCTGGTTCGACGCGAACGGCAAGTGGCTGTCCGAGACCACCTCGAACCGGCTGCCGCTCGGCAACACCACCTGGACCAAGCTGGTCGTCGACACCGTCGCCCCGGCCGGTGCGGCCGCGGTGCAGCTGCACCTGAAGTCGGCGGACAACTCGGGCATCGTCTACTTCGACGACGTCGCGGTCTCCTGA
- a CDS encoding AbfB domain-containing protein → MTIYGPGGVDVRDPRRRLHPGVLALVITAVIIIVAALAYFMMRSPADPTAQPAAVPSRAAAIAPSPASSPSPTDPSGLTTGSWQVTAADDRDTYLTVAGDFAAMSEVAATITVVEGLADDSCFTFRDEDGNFLRHYNYRLRFDPKDDSDLFRGDATFCAEDDQPGNSFRVRSKNYPDYFLHRRGTKLYIDKPSESDDFVADSTFALHTPTTS, encoded by the coding sequence ATGACCATCTACGGACCCGGCGGCGTCGACGTCCGGGACCCACGCCGCCGCCTGCACCCCGGCGTGCTGGCCCTCGTCATCACCGCCGTCATCATCATCGTCGCGGCGCTCGCCTACTTCATGATGCGCTCCCCCGCGGACCCCACCGCCCAGCCCGCCGCCGTCCCGTCCCGAGCCGCCGCCATCGCCCCCAGCCCGGCCTCCTCCCCCAGCCCGACCGACCCGTCCGGCCTCACCACCGGCTCCTGGCAGGTCACCGCCGCCGACGACCGCGACACCTACCTCACCGTGGCCGGCGACTTCGCCGCGATGTCCGAGGTCGCCGCCACGATCACGGTCGTCGAAGGCCTGGCCGACGACAGCTGCTTCACCTTCCGCGACGAGGACGGCAACTTCCTCCGGCACTACAACTACCGTCTCCGCTTCGATCCGAAAGACGACTCGGACCTGTTCCGCGGGGACGCCACCTTCTGCGCCGAGGACGACCAGCCGGGCAACTCCTTCCGGGTCCGCTCCAAGAACTATCCGGATTACTTCCTGCACCGCCGCGGCACCAAGCTCTACATCGACAAGCCCTCCGAATCCGACGACTTCGTCGCCGACAGCACCTTCGCTCTGCACACCCCCACCACCTCCTGA
- a CDS encoding phosphotransferase, whose amino-acid sequence MESSGMPAGIADAFGLGRVVACRVVTTGFMNLTWRLTTDRGEFAVKRLTDRSPEEFEDIQNLLPRLAERGFPVPLARRTPEGSALLKINNYRYAVSDWRPGEHPSGAALPLDACAGLGGLIARLHLTLGDLLPAAPTHLADTPASVDEARAALRHYAALHRRTAHPARMTHQEDLAGEIDRRLVLLDAIADRRPAPGRVGPCGWTHGDLQSFNLLMAGGRVTGILDWDRMGVRPYAQEVVRTATILFSDGGRTALDLDRTTALIRGYCARLPLTRAAVIDAAERRRWTLATETWQLQRHHDDGDSTCDRLFTARGRFLRWWTENWEEVMRAVCAGCS is encoded by the coding sequence GTGGAGTCGTCCGGGATGCCCGCCGGGATCGCCGACGCCTTCGGGCTGGGCCGGGTGGTCGCGTGCCGTGTCGTGACCACCGGCTTCATGAATCTCACCTGGCGCCTGACCACTGATAGGGGCGAGTTCGCCGTCAAGCGGCTCACCGACCGGTCACCGGAAGAGTTCGAGGACATCCAGAATCTCCTGCCGAGGCTCGCTGAGCGCGGTTTCCCGGTCCCGCTCGCGCGGCGCACCCCCGAGGGCTCCGCCCTACTCAAGATCAATAATTACCGGTACGCGGTGAGCGACTGGCGCCCCGGGGAACACCCCTCGGGCGCCGCCCTGCCCCTGGACGCCTGCGCCGGGCTGGGCGGGTTGATCGCCCGTCTCCACCTCACCCTGGGCGACCTGCTGCCCGCGGCCCCCACCCACCTGGCCGACACCCCGGCATCGGTCGACGAGGCCCGAGCCGCCCTCCGCCACTACGCCGCACTCCATCGGCGAACGGCGCACCCCGCGCGGATGACGCACCAGGAGGATCTCGCCGGGGAGATCGACCGGCGGCTCGTGCTGCTGGACGCCATCGCCGACCGGCGACCCGCGCCGGGGCGGGTCGGGCCGTGCGGGTGGACGCACGGGGACCTGCAGTCCTTCAACCTGCTCATGGCGGGCGGGCGGGTCACCGGGATCCTGGACTGGGATCGGATGGGGGTCCGTCCCTACGCACAGGAGGTGGTCCGCACCGCCACCATCCTGTTCAGCGACGGCGGACGCACGGCCCTGGACCTGGACCGCACCACCGCGCTGATTCGTGGGTACTGTGCGCGTCTTCCGCTCACCCGGGCCGCCGTGATCGATGCGGCCGAGCGGCGCCGGTGGACGCTGGCTACCGAAACGTGGCAGCTCCAGCGTCATCATGACGACGGTGACAGCACCTGCGACCGGCTCTTCACGGCGCGCGGGCGATTCCTGCGCTGGTGGACGGAGAACTGGGAGGAGGTCATGCGAGCGGTTTGCGCAGGATGTAGTTGA
- a CDS encoding ATP-binding cassette domain-containing protein, protein MALITVRQLTKEYLRTKPVEGRFGAVRTLFTREKERTVAVDHIDFSIDEGEIVGYLGPNGAGKSTTIKLLTGVLWPTGGTVEVAGADGRWCRGATASGWRTGSAWCSGSVASCGGTCR, encoded by the coding sequence ATGGCCCTCATCACCGTCCGGCAGCTGACCAAGGAGTACCTGCGGACGAAACCGGTGGAGGGCCGGTTCGGGGCGGTGCGGACACTGTTCACCCGGGAGAAGGAGCGGACGGTCGCCGTCGACCACATCGACTTCAGCATCGACGAGGGCGAGATCGTCGGCTATCTCGGGCCCAACGGGGCCGGCAAGTCGACCACGATCAAACTGCTCACGGGGGTGCTCTGGCCGACCGGCGGGACAGTGGAGGTGGCCGGGGCGGACGGGCGGTGGTGCCGTGGCGCGACCGCAAGCGGCTGGCGCACCGGATCGGCGTGGTGTTCGGGCAGCGTAGCCAGTTGTGGTGGGACCTGCCGCTGA
- a CDS encoding ABC-2 family transporter protein, with translation MTLNAMVRRAAGGYGMHARRAARAYGAYVRTAIAIRLQYRSTLFASIAVTLMWIVLVTRVWSAAYRGREVVAGLTLQATVVYLTLANLQAMIINSPITWIMANRVRTGEVVFDVGRPLGYPGQMLAMQAGQSVIQTAAMVIAAPVAGLLGGLSRPAGVTAGLLYPVALLLGWVMNALLTMVVGMTAFWTVDNLGIAVLYRFIAAFLAGASVPLTFLPGPLRAFAEALPFRFIVYEPAAIYIGHRGGTAALRGFAVALAWIAVLGVLVAVVWRRAYRKVVVHGG, from the coding sequence ATGACCTTGAACGCCATGGTGCGACGGGCGGCCGGTGGCTACGGGATGCATGCGCGGCGGGCCGCCCGGGCCTACGGGGCGTATGTGCGGACGGCAATCGCGATCCGTCTGCAATACCGCAGCACGCTGTTCGCCTCGATCGCGGTGACCCTGATGTGGATCGTGCTGGTCACCCGGGTCTGGTCGGCGGCGTACCGGGGGCGCGAGGTGGTCGCCGGGCTCACGCTGCAGGCCACCGTCGTCTACCTGACCCTGGCCAACCTGCAGGCCATGATCATCAACTCGCCGATCACCTGGATCATGGCGAACCGGGTGCGAACCGGGGAGGTCGTCTTCGACGTCGGCCGGCCACTGGGCTATCCGGGGCAGATGCTCGCCATGCAGGCCGGTCAGTCGGTGATCCAGACCGCCGCGATGGTGATCGCCGCACCGGTCGCCGGGCTGCTCGGTGGGCTGTCCCGGCCGGCCGGGGTGACCGCCGGGCTGCTCTACCCGGTGGCGCTGCTGCTCGGCTGGGTGATGAACGCGCTGCTCACGATGGTGGTCGGGATGACCGCGTTCTGGACCGTCGACAATCTGGGGATCGCGGTGCTCTACCGCTTCATCGCCGCCTTCCTGGCCGGTGCCAGTGTGCCGCTGACCTTCCTGCCCGGACCGCTGCGGGCGTTCGCCGAGGCGCTGCCTTTCCGATTCATCGTGTACGAGCCGGCCGCCATCTACATCGGTCACCGCGGCGGGACGGCGGCCCTCCGCGGGTTCGCCGTCGCACTGGCCTGGATCGCGGTCCTGGGCGTCCTCGTCGCGGTGGTGTGGCGCCGCGCATACCGGAAGGTCGTGGTGCACGGTGGCTGA
- a CDS encoding N-acetyltransferase, with translation MGPVTTIRSFRPADAAAVAALIARCLREVNSRDYPPDLIDRMCAHFTPERMIELSGIREIFVATSTARAAEPLSESPPRPDSRPAPEPHAPPASESVFRPAAEPASGTVLGTVSRDGNKVFTMFVDPRAHGQGIGRKLMTHIEGLAEADGFDHMETGASISAHDFYRRLGYSDVRVSETDFGLNYILRKPLA, from the coding sequence ATGGGGCCGGTGACGACGATCCGCTCGTTCCGCCCCGCCGACGCGGCCGCTGTCGCCGCGCTGATCGCCCGTTGCCTGCGGGAGGTGAACAGCCGCGACTACCCGCCCGACCTCATCGACCGGATGTGCGCCCATTTCACCCCGGAACGCATGATCGAGCTGTCCGGCATCCGCGAGATCTTCGTGGCCACCAGCACCGCGAGGGCGGCCGAACCCCTGTCGGAGTCACCGCCGCGCCCGGACTCGCGACCGGCCCCGGAGCCGCACGCGCCGCCCGCCTCCGAGTCGGTCTTCCGGCCTGCCGCGGAGCCGGCTTCCGGAACGGTCCTGGGTACCGTGTCGCGGGACGGCAACAAGGTCTTCACGATGTTCGTTGACCCGCGGGCGCACGGGCAGGGCATCGGCCGGAAGCTGATGACGCACATCGAGGGTCTGGCTGAGGCTGACGGCTTCGATCACATGGAGACCGGTGCGAGCATCAGCGCGCACGACTTCTACCGCCGGCTCGGCTACTCCGATGTGCGTGTCAGCGAGACCGATTTCGGCCTCAACTACATCCTGCGCAAACCGCTCGCATGA
- a CDS encoding ABC transporter permease has product MTGLRRELRIYLMLRGAALRGVLQYRGNLVWMLLAGAAYQGSGFAFVWALLHTFDTVGGWGLGQIAFLYGMRLLSHALWLITMDGVGQCDSAIREGLLDRMLLRPANPLVQLASYTRSVLPFGDLSMAIVLFGVALTVTPVDWSPGSVAFLVLAILGGALLEASAVVTVAGLSVRVLDTWAYRMLVFDAIDTLGSYPLSVFGGGVQRLLTYVLPVAFIAFLPAGVILDSTGGLAVPAWLGYLSPLVGAGLFTLAYRFWRRQLRGYQGIGN; this is encoded by the coding sequence GTGACCGGGTTGCGCCGTGAGTTGCGGATCTACCTGATGTTGCGGGGTGCCGCGCTGCGCGGCGTCCTGCAATACCGCGGCAACCTGGTGTGGATGCTGCTGGCCGGCGCCGCCTACCAGGGCAGCGGTTTCGCGTTCGTGTGGGCGCTGCTGCACACCTTCGACACGGTGGGCGGCTGGGGTCTGGGGCAGATCGCCTTCCTGTACGGCATGCGGCTGCTGTCGCACGCGCTGTGGCTCATCACCATGGACGGGGTCGGGCAGTGTGACAGCGCGATCCGCGAAGGCCTGCTCGACCGGATGCTGCTGCGCCCGGCGAACCCGCTGGTCCAGCTCGCCTCGTACACCCGGTCGGTGCTGCCGTTCGGTGACCTGTCGATGGCGATCGTGCTGTTCGGGGTGGCGCTCACCGTCACCCCCGTGGACTGGTCGCCCGGCTCGGTGGCGTTCCTGGTACTGGCGATCCTCGGCGGGGCCCTGCTGGAGGCGTCGGCGGTGGTAACGGTCGCCGGGCTGTCGGTGCGGGTGCTCGACACCTGGGCGTACCGGATGCTGGTATTCGATGCGATCGACACCCTCGGGTCGTACCCGCTGAGCGTCTTCGGCGGCGGGGTGCAGCGCCTGCTGACCTACGTACTGCCGGTCGCCTTCATCGCCTTCCTCCCCGCGGGGGTCATCCTCGACTCGACCGGTGGGCTCGCCGTCCCGGCCTGGCTCGGCTACCTGTCCCCGCTGGTCGGCGCCGGGCTGTTCACCCTGGCGTACCGGTTCTGGCGCCGGCAGCTGCGCGGCTACCAGGGCATCGGCAACTGA
- a CDS encoding AAA family ATPase translates to MFGQRSQLWWDLPLIESFRLIGALYDVPAERYRSNLARLRELLELDPFLQTPVRQLSLGQRMRGDLAAALLYDPPVLYLDEPTVGLDVLAKETVRGFVNEANRSGRTTVLLTTHDLADVERLCRRILLIDHGRVLYDGPVDGLIARYAPYQDVLVRLDGDQPDGDRLVLAGFVGEREHDGRWRFRVGRDEPVHRLLTAAGDGRQIRDLSVVESNLESVVRELYRERREA, encoded by the coding sequence GTGTTCGGGCAGCGTAGCCAGTTGTGGTGGGACCTGCCGCTGATCGAGTCGTTCCGGCTGATCGGGGCACTGTATGACGTGCCCGCCGAGCGGTATCGCAGCAACCTGGCCCGGCTGCGCGAGCTGCTGGAGCTCGACCCGTTCCTGCAGACGCCGGTCCGGCAGCTCAGCCTGGGTCAGCGGATGCGGGGCGACCTGGCCGCCGCCCTGCTCTACGACCCGCCGGTGCTCTACCTCGACGAGCCGACCGTGGGGCTGGACGTGCTGGCCAAGGAGACGGTGCGCGGGTTCGTCAACGAGGCGAATCGCAGCGGGCGCACGACCGTGCTGCTGACCACGCATGACCTCGCCGACGTGGAACGGCTGTGCCGGCGGATCCTGCTCATCGATCACGGGCGGGTGCTCTACGACGGACCGGTGGACGGGCTGATCGCCCGGTACGCGCCCTACCAGGATGTGCTCGTCCGGCTCGACGGCGACCAGCCCGACGGCGACCGGCTCGTCCTGGCCGGATTCGTCGGCGAGCGCGAGCATGACGGGCGGTGGCGGTTCCGGGTGGGCCGGGACGAGCCGGTCCACCGGCTGCTGACCGCGGCCGGGGACGGGCGGCAGATCCGCGACCTGTCCGTCGTCGAGTCCAACCTGGAGAGTGTCGTCCGCGAGCTGTACCGCGAGAGGCGCGAGGCATGA